The following DNA comes from Henckelia pumila isolate YLH828 unplaced genomic scaffold, ASM3356847v2 CTG_461:::fragment_3, whole genome shotgun sequence.
GAACGAAACAATTTGATCTCAAATAAGactcaaaatatatttaaaaacaaGTGCTCAAGTTTCAGTGTACTTTTAATGGAACTGTTCATTCCTCAACATCAATGTGATGGTTTACCTTTGAACTGAACTTATCTATTGATTTTGGTTGCCGATGGCTTGTAACGTcatgatgtgttttattttACTATATTTCAAACAATCTTGGCTTATTGTTTTTGTTATGTTATTGTAGATTCATGGTTTCAAGTGGGATTTGTTCTCACTACTGGGATCAACAGTGCTTATGTGCTGGGGTACTCTGGCACTGTCATGGTTCCGTTGGGTTGGATAGGGGGTGTGGTAGGACTTATCCTTGCCACAGCAATATCTTTGTATGCAAACGCTCTTGTTGCCAAGCTTCATGAGTACGGAGGAAAGAGGCATATCAGATACAGAGACCTTGCAGGATTTATATACGGTAAGCACAAATAACGAGAATAATGAGTAATGATGATAAAAGGAAGTCGAATGATATCTTGTATGAAATGATTCCAGTCCCTTACGTCGCAGGGTAGAACATTCTAAAGTTTGCTTTTATAGGTAAAAAGGCATATTCTCTGACATGGGCACTGCAGTATGTGAATCTCTTCATGATCAATGTTGGGTATATCATTTTAGCTGGTCAGGCTTTTAAGGTACTTAATTACTTTTGTTGTCCCATGTTTGAGTTTGGAGGATAGTCTTTCAGTTCCTCCGTCTTTAACTTTTCTCTCTGCATTTATACTAGTGACATTCTAACATCAAAATCTTGAAGGATGATCCAATCTGTGCGATGAATTGTTGAGATACTGGGATTTTCTGATAAAGATCTCGAGGCTTTAGTTGATTTTCTTAATTCTTATGGTTCACAGGCTTTTTATGTTCTTTTTAATGGTGATAATCCCATTAAACTTCCATATGCCATTACAATAGCGGGGCTCGCCTGTGCTGTCTTTGCCATGGCCATACCCCACTTGTCCGCACTGCGTATATGGTTGGCATTTTCGACTTTCTTTAGTCTGGTATACATCATCATAGGATTTGTACTGGCACTTAAAGATGGTATACTATCCTCATTTTCTTGTTTACATTTCTTAAGCTAAGATGTGCCAAATCCAGTTTCCCCGAGtaaattcattttaattttGTGACGAGAAAACCATTCATTTGCTAGGCACTGAAGCTCCTCCCAGGGATTATGAAATTCCGGGATCAGTCACAGACAGGATTTTTACGACCATTGGTGCTTGTGCAAATCTTGTTTTTGCCTTCAATACTGGAATGCTTCCAGAAATACAGGTAAGAACAGAATTAATGAGGAACTTTCCGTGTGAATAGCATGTATAATTAACATTAGGTCTTTTAGGAGACTTTACCTGTAACTTTGTGGTGTCTAAATTTCTCTCAATTCGCCATAAAATCTGTTTACAGATTATAGATTCTGTTTTTTATCAACTCATGTTTATTCATCTTTTCAACAGGCTACAGTCAGAAAACCAGTTGTCGAGAACATGATGAAGGCTTTGTATTTTCAGTTCACACTTGGAGTTCTGCCAATGTATGCAGTGACCTTTATGGGATACTGGGCATATGGTTCCAACACATCAGCCTacttgctcaacaatgttaatGGTCCAATTTGGATCAAGGCTTTTGCTAATATTTCGGCTTTCTTGCAGACAATCATTGCTTTGCATGTATTTATCGTCATCCCTTTTCTGCTTTTAGCTCAATTTTCTCATTTTTCATTTCTTGAAAACATTT
Coding sequences within:
- the LOC140871604 gene encoding proline transporter 1-like isoform X2, whose product is MGGQGGDDVVGSSASAGKVYSDDHLAVEIPDTAHQISHDSWFQVGFVLTTGINSAYVLGYSGTVMVPLGWIGGVVGLILATAISLYANALVAKLHEYGGKRHIRYRDLAGFIYGKKAYSLTWALQYVNLFMINVGYIILAGQAFKAFYVLFNGDNPIKLPYAITIAGLACAVFAMAIPHLSALRIWLAFSTFFSLVYIIIGFVLALKDGTEAPPRDYEIPGSVTDRIFTTIGACANLVFAFNTGMLPEIQATVRKPVVENMMKALYFQFTLGVLPMYAVTFMGYWAYGSNTSAYLLNNVNGPIWIKAFANISAFLQTIIALHIFASPMYEYLDTKYGIKGSALALRNLSFRILVRGGYLGMTSFVAALLPFLGDFMSLTGAISTFPLTFILANHMYLVAKKNKLTSLQKTWHWLNVLFFGCMSVAAAISAVRLIAVDSSTYHVFADL
- the LOC140871604 gene encoding proline transporter 1-like isoform X1: MAEKREEEEGLAFVILQEEEAIGLLSGEGEEGGEVVLEMGGQGGDDVVGSSASAGKVYSDDHLAVEIPDTAHQISHDSWFQVGFVLTTGINSAYVLGYSGTVMVPLGWIGGVVGLILATAISLYANALVAKLHEYGGKRHIRYRDLAGFIYGKKAYSLTWALQYVNLFMINVGYIILAGQAFKAFYVLFNGDNPIKLPYAITIAGLACAVFAMAIPHLSALRIWLAFSTFFSLVYIIIGFVLALKDGTEAPPRDYEIPGSVTDRIFTTIGACANLVFAFNTGMLPEIQATVRKPVVENMMKALYFQFTLGVLPMYAVTFMGYWAYGSNTSAYLLNNVNGPIWIKAFANISAFLQTIIALHIFASPMYEYLDTKYGIKGSALALRNLSFRILVRGGYLGMTSFVAALLPFLGDFMSLTGAISTFPLTFILANHMYLVAKKNKLTSLQKTWHWLNVLFFGCMSVAAAISAVRLIAVDSSTYHVFADL